The following are from one region of the Chionomys nivalis chromosome 16, mChiNiv1.1, whole genome shotgun sequence genome:
- the Fancg gene encoding Fanconi anemia group G protein, which yields MSSQIIPALPKTSSILDLWREKNDRLVRQAKQLTGDSRPSLRRQQLAQDTLEGFKELLITLQGLPAAVPVLPLELTVTCNYIILRASLAQDFTEDLTQDVQRGLERVLETQNQLEPKSQQRLPELWHSVLSASSLLPELLPALHCLASLQAILWMSTDHLGDLALLLQTLNASQTETSEDLLLLLKSWSPLAEKADTPLSIQDAESLRDVLLTAFACRQGLQELITGSLPRALSSLHEAASGLCPPSVLVQVYTALGTCLRKMGNPQRALLYLTAALKVGATCALPLLEASRIYRQLGNTAAELESLELLAEALSAPHSPIHSSTLKLLIEVELLLPQPGPASPLHCGTQSQAKHLLASRCLQTGRAEDAAEHYLDLLAMLLGGSEPGFSPPTSSTGPCIPELCLEAAAALIQAGRAQDALTVCEELLSRTSSLLPKMSLWENARKRAKELPYCPFWVSATHLLQGQAWSQLKAQKEALSEFSQCLELLFRALPEDKEQGAGSNCEQKCRPDVALKHLQVAALLSRGLEWAASNQDTKALSDFLLSVQICPGSRDGSFYLLQTLKRLERKNEAAAFWQKAQTQPAQEEATWSLPLYLETCLSWIHPPNCEALLEEFGTSLLESCDL from the exons ATGTCCAGCCAGATCATTCCAGCTCTCCCCAAAACATCTAGTATCCTGGACCTGTGGAGGGAAAAGAATGACCGGCTCGTTAGACAGGCTAAG CAGCTGACTGGGGATTCTCGTCCGTCTTTGAGGCGACAGCAGTTGGCTCAAGACACACTGGAAGGGTTTAAGGAGCTCCTCATCACTTTGCAAG GACTCCCTGCTGCTGTTCCTGTTCTCCCCTTGGAGCTGACTGTTACCTGTAATTATATAATCCTGAGGGCTAGCCTGGCCCAGGATTTCACTGAAGACCTTACCCAGGATGTCCAAAGGGGCCTAGAGAGAG TGCTGGAGACCCAGAATCAGCTGGAGCCCAAGTCGCAGCAGAGACTCCCGGAGCTGTGGCACTCcgtcctctctgcctcctcccttctgccgGAGCTGCTACCTGCCTTACACTGCCTGGCCAGCCTTCAGGCTATCCTCTGGATGAGTACTGACCACCTGGGGGATCTGGCCTTGCTGTTGCAAACCCTAAATGCCAGCCAG acagagACCTCTGAGGATCTGCTGCTACTGCTAAAGTCCTGGAGCCCTCTGGCTGAGAAGGCAGATACCCCATTGAGTATACAGGATGCTGAGAGTTTGAGGGATGTTCTTTTGACAGCATTTGCCTGCCGCCAAG GCCTCCAGGAGCTAATCACAGGGAGCCTACCCCGTGCACTAAGCAGCCTGCATGAAGCAGCCTCAGGCCTGTGTCCACCTTCTGTGTTAGTCCAGGTGTACACAGCTCTGGGGACTTGTCTTCGGAAGATG GGAAATCCACAGAGAGCGCTGTTGTACTTGACTGCAGCCCTGAAGGTGGGAGCCACCTGTGCCCTTCCACTTCTGGAGGCTTCCAGAATATATCGGCAACTAGGAAATACAGCAGCAGAGCTGGAGAGTCTGGAGCTGCTGGCTGAG gcCTTGAGTGCCCCTCATAGTCCCATTCATAGTTCAACACTCAAACTTCTTATTGAGGTAGAATTGCTGCTTCCACAACCTGGCCCAGCCTCTCCTCTTCATTGCGGCACACAGAGCCAGGCTAAGCACCTGCTAGCAAGTCGATGTCTACAGACAGGGAG ggCAGAGGATGCTGCGGAACATTACCTGGACCTGCTAGCTATGTTGCTGGGTGGCTCAGAGCCAGGG ttctCCCCACCCACCTCCTCTACAGGGCCTTGTATACCAGAGTTGTGTCTGGAGGCGGCAGCGGCGCTGATCCAGGCAGGCCGGGCCCAAGATGCTTTGACTGTATGTGAGGAGCTGCTCAGCCGAACCTCATCTTTGCTTCCCAAGATGTCCTTGTGGGAAAATGccagaaaaagagccaaagaactGCCATACTGTCCGTTCTGGGTCTCTGCCACCCACCTGCTTCAGGGCCAGGCCTGGTCACAACTAAAGGCTCAAAAAGAGGCACTTAGTGAGTTTAGCCa GTGCCTTGAGCTGCTCTTTCGGGCCCTGCCTGAGGACAAAGAACAag GGGCAGGCTCCAACTGTGAGCAGAAGTGTAGGCCTGATGTGGCACTGAAACATCTTCAAGTAGCTGCTCTGCTTAGTCGTGGGCTGGAATGGGCAGCCAGTAACCAGGATACCAAAGCCTTAAGTGACTTTCTCCTTAGTGTGCAGATATGCCCAG GCAGCAGAGATGGTTCCTTTTACCTGCTTCAGACTCTGAAAAGATTGGAACGGAAGAATGAGGCTGCTGCTTTCTGGCAGAAGGCCCAAACTCAGCCAGCACAGGAAGAAGCCACCTG GTCTCTTCCACTGTATTTAGAAACGTGTTTGAGCTGGATTCATCCCCCTAACTGTGAAGCTCTCCTTGAGGAGTTTGGAACGTCTCTGCTGGAGTCTTGTGACCTGTAG